In Streptomyces sp. NBC_00683, the DNA window CTCGGGGAACCTCTCGGCGTCCGCCGCGCCCTCGAAGGCGATCATCGAGATGGTGTGGGTCTTGATGTGGTCGGGGTGCGGGTACCCGCCGTTCTCGTCGTACGTGGTGATGACCTGCGGCCGGAACGCACGGATCTTCGCGACCAGGCGGCCCGCGGCCTTCTCGTCGTCCTCCAGTGCGAAGCAGCCCTCGGGCAGCGGCGGCAGCGGGTCGCCCTCGGGCAGACCCGAGTCGACGAAGCCGAGCCACTGCTGGTCGATGCCCAGGATCTCGCGGGCCTCGTCCATCTCCTTCTGGCGCACCTCGTGAATGTTCGCCTCGATGTACGCGTCCCCCTGGAGCTTCGGGTTGAGAATGGATCCCCGCTCGCCCCCTGTGCAGGTGACGACCAGGACGTCCACCCCCTCGGACACGTACTTGGCCATGGTGGCCGCGCCCTTGCTCGACTCGTCGTCGGGGTGGGCGTGAACGGCCATCAGTCTCAGCTGCTCGGTCAAGACTCGGTCCTCAGTGATTGGTCG includes these proteins:
- the mca gene encoding mycothiol conjugate amidase Mca, yielding MTEQLRLMAVHAHPDDESSKGAATMAKYVSEGVDVLVVTCTGGERGSILNPKLQGDAYIEANIHEVRQKEMDEAREILGIDQQWLGFVDSGLPEGDPLPPLPEGCFALEDDEKAAGRLVAKIRAFRPQVITTYDENGGYPHPDHIKTHTISMIAFEGAADAERFPEAEFGPVWKPLKLYYNQGFNRPRTVALHEALLARGLESPYGDWLERWKEFQREERTLTTHVPCDEFFEIRDKALIAHATQIDPDGGWFRVPMDIQREVWPTEEYELAKSLVDTSLPESDLFAGIRDNA